The Neomonachus schauinslandi chromosome 11, ASM220157v2, whole genome shotgun sequence genome contains a region encoding:
- the LOC110575808 gene encoding LOW QUALITY PROTEIN: olfactory receptor 1009-like (The sequence of the model RefSeq protein was modified relative to this genomic sequence to represent the inferred CDS: substituted 1 base at 1 genomic stop codon), whose protein sequence is MAIENYTRVTEFIFTGLNYNPQLQVFLFLLFLSFYLINLTGNLGMIILIRVDSRLHTPMYFFLSHLSFVDICFSSVVSPKMLTDFFVKKKVISFLGCALQQXFFGFFVAAECFLLASMAYDRYVAICNPLLYSVTMSQRLYIQLVVGPYVIGFMNTMTHTTNAFRLPFCGPNVINHFFCDMYPLLSLVCADSWLTKLVVFVVAGAVGVFSGLTIVVSYIYILIAVMKIHSAEGRRKAFSTCSSHLTAVSILYGTLFSIYVRPSASFSLDLNKVVSVFYTAVIPMLNPLIYSLRNKEVKDAIHRTVPRKKFCRA, encoded by the coding sequence ATGGCCATTGAAAACTACACGAGGGTCACCGAATTCATTTTCACAGGTTTGAATTACAACCCCCAACTGCAggtcttcctcttcctgctcttcctgaGTTTCTACCTCATCAATCTAACTGGAAACTTGGGTATGATTATTCTGATTCGGGTTGATTCCCGCCttcacacacccatgtacttttTCCTAAGCCATTTGTCTTTTGTGGACATCTGCTTCTCCTCTGTTGTGAGCCCCAAGATGCTCACTGACTTCTTTGTAAAGAAGAAGGTCATCTCTTTCTTGGGCTGTGCTTTGCAACAGTGATTTTTTGGGTTCTTTGTGGCAGCAGAGTGTTTTCTCCTGGCatccatggcctatgaccgctatgtggccatctgcaACCCATTACTGTATTCCGTTACCATGTCCCAGAGACTCTATATCCAGCTGGTGGTTGGTCCCTACGTCATCGGGTTCATGAACACCATGACCCATACAACGAATGCATTTCGTCTTCCTTTTTGTGGCCCCAATGTCATTAATCATTTCTTCTGTGATATGTACCCCCTGCTTTCCCTTGTATGTGCTGACAGCTGGCTTACTAAGTTGGTAGTTTTTGTCGTGGCTGGAGCTGTGGGAGTCTTCAGTGGTCTGACTATTGTGGTCTCCTACATTTACATCCTCATTGCCGTCATGAAGATCCACTCTGCCGAGGGGAGGCGCAAAGCCTTTTCTACCTGTTCTTCTCACCTGACAGCTGTCTCCATCCTATATGGTACTCTTTTCTCTATTTATGTACGGCCTAGTGCAAGTTTCTCGCTGGATCTCAATAAAGTGGTGTCGGTGTTTTACACAGCAGTGATCCCCATGTTGAACCCGCTTATCTACAGCTTGAGGAACAAGGAGGTCAAAGATGCCATCCACAGGACTGTTCCTAGGAAGAAGTTTTGTAGGGCCTAA